A genome region from Pseudophryne corroboree isolate aPseCor3 chromosome 3 unlocalized genomic scaffold, aPseCor3.hap2 SUPER_3_unloc_83, whole genome shotgun sequence includes the following:
- the LOC134984819 gene encoding uncharacterized protein LOC134984819, producing the protein MSRDNQTRSAPSPTPSDLSLHSNEEWEPTQEADATDQASSDQPRSSRAHEKSKKKPSKKARSQPEEQSEEEASGEDAGQKKPRGPRYTEAENCVLVDCVDRSYDVLYGPRAQKTAAKVKRNIWESIASQVTAISGNRRSTRNCLKRYSDCRRQTKKKMGIQRRHETATGGGPALNLKWLPWEDVIRRRMNPAMVEGVRGGVDSSRPAGFPEEEEPPRRRRKAGDQPSERRSDDRPAQRTSPAHRTSPAHGPSPVQQASAAARGPSTAPQASRAHRSSPVRHSSSSRSWSPVHQTTSAHRLSPVRQTLSATTPQDGRQTTAPARRPSPDRLLSRSSGTVTEEPQDTTLVDPSPDLFQSTGLTDETFLGFEDSRADVSSQTLEKSSETRTSGAPGAAASQDGEVVPRTSSGLASGIGSYFRPDLLQESEDEEVEVQDAPVATSLPAQMHVVADIQEGQNPSNVQRVHTLASEIGTRQDTYTNVVGSRLDNIERTMEKMSNNLHELQKTISDSTATILQIIIDDRRENRNILNIMSESLVKLVEKTTCLAESNKNMSDSHRHSASSQQIMANTLQMIYDKLPGPAHQHAGFVRKNEVDDIRLC; encoded by the exons atgtcaagggacaatcagacccgatccgccccttcccccaccccctcggatctatccctgcatagcaatgaggagtgggagccaacccaggaggcggatgcgaccgaccaggcatctagtgaccagccgcggtcgtcaagggcccatgagaagtccaagaaaaagcctagtaaaaag gcaagaagccagccagaggagcagtcggaggaggaagcctctggtgaagatgcaggacagaaaaagccgcgtggacccagatacactgaggcggaaaactgtgtcctagtggattgcgtcgacaggtcctacgacgttttgtatggaccaagggcacagaaaaCAGCAGCTAAAGTAAAGCGGAACATCTGGGAATCCATCGCCAGTCAAGTAACTGCAatttctggaaaccgccggagcaccagaaattgcttgaagcggtacagtgattgccgcagacagaccaagaagaagatggggattcagcgccgacatgagacagctacgggaggtggcccggctctcaatctgaagtggctaccctgggaggacgttattagaaggcgcatgaaccctgccatggtcgaaggagttcgcggaggtgtggactccagccgtcctgctggctttcccgaggaggaagaaccgcccagaagacggaggaaggcgggagaccagccgtccgaaaggaggtctgatg acagacctgcccagaggacatcacctgcgcacaggacatcgccagcgcacggaccgtcacctgtgcagcaggcatcggcagcagcgcgcggaccatcaactgcgccgcaagcatcgcgagcacacagatcgtcacctgtgcgccacagttcatcatcgcgcagttggtcacctgtgcaccagacgacgtcagcgcacagactatcacctgtgcgccagacactgtcggcgaccacaccacaagatgggcgccaaactacagctcctgcgcgcaggccatcaccagatcgtcttctctccaggagctctgggactgtgactgaagagcctcaagacacaacccttgtggacccatcacccgatctgtttcagtctacagggttaactgacgaaacttttcttgggtttgaggacagccgtgcagatgtatccagccagacccttgaaaagtcttccgaaacgaggacaagtggagctcctggagcagcggcatcacaggatggagaag tggtgccacgaaccagcagcggactagcttcggggattggttcatacttcaggccggatctcctacaggagtcAGAGGATGAAGAGGTGGAAGTGCAGGACGCTCCAGTTGCTACATCCCtgc ctgcccaaatgcatgtggtggcagacatccaggaagggcagaatccctcaaatgttcagagggttcacaccctggcatcagagattgggacacgccaggatacatacacgaatgttgtgggaagcagactggacaacattgagaggacaatggagaaaatgtccaacaatctgcatgaactgcagaagactatttccgacagcacggccacaatactacagatCATAATTGACGATCGTAGGGAGAATAGGAACATACTTAACATCATGTCCGAATCCTTGGTCAAACTTGTGGAAAAAACCACATGTTTGGCAGAAAGCAATAAGAACATGTCGGATAGTCATCGACACTCCGCTTCCAGTCAACAGATCATGGCAaacacactgcagatgatctatgataagctcccaggaccagctcatcaacacgctg GATTTGTGAGGAAAAATGAAGTGGACGACATAAGATTGTGTtga